TGGTGTGCCGTCAAACAGGCCCATGGCCCCTTCGACGATCAGGAGGCCGCTCCCCTTTGCCAATGCCCGTAAGCGATCCGGGGACATGGCCCACGCATCGAGATTGGGGCAGGCTAGGCCACAGGCAGCTTCGTGAAACCGCGGGTCGATATAGTCTGGCCCAGATTTTGCGCCGCGCACCTTGATCCCAAGGCTTTTGAGGTGGCGCAAAAGGGCAAGCGTTACGGTGGTTTTCCCCGCGCCAGAGCCCGGCGCGGCGATAAGCAGGCCGCTCATGCCTGTTCGGCGGGTTTGCCACGGCCCAGCGGGTCAAGGTTGCGCGGGGCTATGCCGTTGGCCATGCCTTGCCAGTCGAGCACCTGCCGCATGAGAACAGAACGCCCGATGCAAACGATTGCGGGCGGCTCGAGTCCCGAGGCCGCGATATCAGCCGCAAGCGCGCCAAGCGTGGTTTCGAGCACCTGCTGATCGGGCGTTGTGGCCTGACTGACGACAGCTACGGGTTCATCAGCGGGGCGGCCTGCGGCGATCAGCTCATTCGCGATACGTTCGGCGTGTTTCATGCCCATGTAGATCACGAGGACCTGACCGCCCTGCGCCAAAGCGGCCCAGTTGAGTGTATTGGGCGTGTCGCCGGTTTGATCATGGCCAGTGACAAAGGTAACCGCCTGATTCACATCGCGGTGCGTGACCGGCACACCGGCATAGGCCAGCCCGCCGATCCCGGCCGAAATGCCGGGGATGATACGCACGTTGATGCCATGCTGCACAATGGTTTGCGCCTCTTCGCCGCCACGACCGAACACAAAGGGATCACCCCCTTGAGTCGCAACACACGTTTGCCCGCGCGCGCAAGTTCGACCAGCTGTAGCGATATATCGCGTTGTTTGGCCGATGGCTTGCCGCCACGCTTGCCGGCATAGATCATTTCGGCCTGCGGTGCCCATTCGAGAATGCGCGCGTCAACCAGCGCGTCATAGATCACCACATCGGCCTGTCGCAGGGCATTAAGCGCGTGCAGGGTCAACAGGCCGGGATCACCCGGACCGGCCCCGCAAAGCCAAACCCAACCGGGTTCAAGTTCGGGCCAATCACCCGGCGGCAGTGTGGTGTTTTCAATCGAGTCGCTCATGCGGCCCTTATGCCGCGTTTAAATGGCGCTTGGAAAGAGCGCCAAACGGCCATCGAGCGCGAAAATAGTAGTCTTGCGGGGGGCGAGCAGAGAGAAAAATGAGAAAATCCTGCCTCTGCGTCGAGTTGCGTCTTTCATCCTTGTCGTCAAGCCACTAGATAGTTTTGCAGCAAACGTTTCGGAATGTGCACCACTCCCGTGCGCGCGCCGGATAAGGGAGAAGAAGTCATGCTCAATAATATCGGCCTTCCGGGCCTTCTGTTGATTGCCGTTGTCGTGCTTGTGCTGTTTGGGCGCGGCAAGATTAGCTCGCTCATGGGTGAGGTCGGCAAAGGGATCACCGCCTTTAAGAAAGGCGTCAGTGACGGCACGCAAGAGCTGGAAGATCAGGCGAACGACGTCTCGGATTCGGCCAAGGACGTGACGCCCGCCGAAGAAAAAGACAAAGCCTGAGTCGGCTGAATGTTCGATCTTGGCTGGACCGAGCTTCTGCTGATCGGCATCGTCGCGCTGATCGTTGTGGGACCCAAGGATTTGCCCATGCTGTTCCGCAAGGTGGGGCAGTTTGTTGGCAAAGCCAAAGGCATGGCGCGCGAATTCAGCCGGGCGATGGATGAAGCGGCCGATGAGTCCGGGATGAAAGAGACGGCAGAGTCCTTGCGCAAAATTGCTGATCCCAAGAAAATGGGGTTGGACGCGGTTAAAGACGCCACGGACGGGTTCAAGAACTGGGAACCGGGGTCGAACACTGCCGATCTGGCCGAGGACCGCGCTGAGGCGGCCAAGAAAATCCACGATGCCACGGCCAAGAAAGCGCAAGAGCGTCAGGCCGCCGAGGCCGCGAAGCTGGCCGAAGAGACCGTGAAGGCGACAAGTGCGGAACCGGCAAAAACCGCGTCAGCAAAGACAGCACCGGCCAAGAAAGCACCGGCCAAGAAGCCAGCGGCGAAAAAGCCCGCAGCGAAGGCGAAAACGGCTGCTTCCAAAGCGCCTGCGAAGGCGGCGGGGGCTAAAACGGCTGCGAAAGCACAGGCCAAAACACCGGCAAAAACCTCGGCGAAGACACAGTCCAAAGCCAAGAGCACGGCAAGCAAAGCTTCCGCTAGCAAGGCAACAGCCTCCAAAGCAACGGCAGCCAAGAAACCGGCGGCGAAGAAACCCGCTGCCAAATCCACCGGATCCAAGGCATGAGCCAGACCGATACACATGACGACATCGAAGACAGTTCTGCCCCGCTGATCGAGCATCTGACCGAATTACGTGATCGACTGATCCGTTCGGTTTTGGCTTTTATCGTCGGGATGGTGATTTGTTTTACTGTCTGGAACCCGATCTTTAACTTTCTGACGCAGCCGCTTTGTGATGCGCGTGGCGCGATGGGGGATGATTGCGGGCTGATCCTGATCAAGCTGCAAGAGGGTTTCTTTGTCGCGATTTCGATTTCGCTTTTGGGCGGGTTGGTGTTGTCGTTCCCGTTCATTTCCTATCAG
This genomic window from Rhodobacteraceae bacterium D3-12 contains:
- a CDS encoding twin-arginine translocase TatA/TatE family subunit produces the protein MLNNIGLPGLLLIAVVVLVLFGRGKISSLMGEVGKGITAFKKGVSDGTQELEDQANDVSDSAKDVTPAEEKDKA
- the tatB gene encoding Sec-independent protein translocase protein TatB, which translates into the protein MFDLGWTELLLIGIVALIVVGPKDLPMLFRKVGQFVGKAKGMAREFSRAMDEAADESGMKETAESLRKIADPKKMGLDAVKDATDGFKNWEPGSNTADLAEDRAEAAKKIHDATAKKAQERQAAEAAKLAEETVKATSAEPAKTASAKTAPAKKAPAKKPAAKKPAAKAKTAASKAPAKAAGAKTAAKAQAKTPAKTSAKTQSKAKSTASKASASKATASKATAAKKPAAKKPAAKSTGSKA